From Carcharodon carcharias mitochondrion, complete genome, the proteins below share one genomic window:
- the ATP8 gene encoding ATP synthase F0 subunit 8, translated as MPQLNPHPWLMILLFSWTIFLIILPKKVTNHLYSNNPALKSTEKSKPEPWNWPWS; from the coding sequence ATGCCTCAATTAAACCCTCACCCTTGATTAATGATCCTTTTGTTCTCATGAACAATTTTCCTCATTATCTTACCAAAAAAAGTAACAAACCACCTATATAGCAACAACCCAGCATTAAAAAGTACAGAAAAATCTAAACCCGAGCCCTGAAATTGACCATGATCCTAA
- the ATP6 gene encoding ATP synthase F0 subunit 6, producing the protein MILNFFDQFLSPSILGIPLIILAIALPSLIFPTPTNRWLNNRLMTLQSWFINRFTYQLIQPMNFTGHKWAMLFTTLMLFLITINLLGLLPYTFTPTTQLSLNMAFALPLWFTTVLVGMLNQPTVALGHFLPEGTPTLLVPALIIIETISLFIRPLALGVRLTANLTAGHLLMQLIATATFMLITIMPAVALLTSIILFLLTILEVAVAMIQAYVFVLLLSLYLQENI; encoded by the coding sequence ATGATCCTAAACTTTTTTGATCAATTCCTAAGTCCCTCCATCCTCGGAATTCCACTTATTATCCTCGCAATCGCTTTACCCTCACTAATCTTCCCAACCCCAACTAACCGATGACTTAACAACCGACTAATAACACTCCAAAGCTGATTTATTAATCGATTTACTTATCAACTCATTCAACCTATAAACTTCACCGGCCATAAATGAGCTATACTATTTACAACACTAATACTATTTTTAATCACTATCAACCTACTAGGCCTTCTCCCTTACACCTTTACACCAACGACACAACTCTCCCTTAACATGGCATTCGCCCTTCCCCTATGATTTACCACCGTCCTAGTGGGTATACTTAACCAACCCACAGTGGCCCTAGGACACTTCTTACCAGAAGGTACCCCCACCCTTCTAGTACCAGCCCTAATTATCATTGAGACCATTAGCCTATTTATCCGACCACTAGCATTAGGAGTACGATTAACCGCTAATCTGACAGCCGGTCACCTACTTATACAACTAATTGCAACTGCCACCTTTATGCTCATCACCATTATACCAGCCGTGGCACTCCTCACATCAATTATTTTATTTTTACTAACAATTTTAGAAGTAGCTGTAGCAATAATCCAAGCATATGTATTTGTCCTCCTATTAAGTCTTTATCTACAAGAGAATATCTAA
- the COX3 gene encoding cytochrome c oxidase subunit III yields the protein MAHQAHAYHMVDPSPWPLTGATAALLMTSGLAIWFHFHSLILLYLGLTLLLLTMVQWWRDIIREGTFQGHHTPPVQKGLRYGMILFITSEVFFFLGFFWAFYHSSLAPTPELGGCWPPTGISPMDPFEVPLLNTAVLLASGVTVTWTHHSLMEGNRKETIQALTLTIFLGVYFTALQAMEYYEAPFTIADGIYGTTFFVATGFHGLHVIIGSTFLMICLLRQIQYHFTSKHHFGFEAAAWYWHFVDVVWLFLYVSIYWWGS from the coding sequence ATGGCCCACCAAGCACACGCATATCACATAGTTGACCCAAGCCCTTGACCACTAACCGGAGCTACAGCCGCCCTTCTGATAACATCTGGACTAGCCATCTGGTTTCACTTCCACTCATTAATTCTCCTTTATCTAGGACTAACCCTTCTTTTACTAACTATAGTTCAATGATGACGCGATATTATCCGAGAGGGGACATTTCAAGGTCATCATACACCCCCCGTTCAAAAAGGCCTCCGCTATGGAATAATTCTATTCATTACATCAGAAGTATTCTTCTTCTTAGGGTTTTTCTGAGCCTTCTATCATTCGAGCCTTGCCCCCACCCCCGAACTAGGAGGATGCTGGCCACCAACAGGAATTAGCCCTATAGACCCATTTGAAGTCCCACTATTAAATACTGCAGTACTCCTAGCCTCAGGTGTAACAGTGACTTGAACACATCATAGCCTTATAGAAGGAAACCGAAAGGAAACTATCCAAGCCCTCACCCTTACTATTTTCCTAGGAGTGTACTTTACAGCCCTTCAAGCCATAGAATATTATGAAGCACCTTTCACAATCGCTGACGGAATTTACGGTACAACCTTCTTCGTCGCCACAGGATTCCACGGCCTCCATGTTATTATTGGCTCAACATTCCTAATAATTTGCCTATTACGACAAATCCAATATCACTTTACATCCAAACACCACTTTGGATTTGAAGCTGCTGCATGATACTGACACTTTGTAGACGTAGTATGATTATTCCTTTATGTTTCCATCTATTGATGAGGCTCATAA
- the ND3 gene encoding NADH dehydrogenase subunit 3 has product MNLIMSSVAATALISLILVFITFWLPSLNPDNEKLSPYECGFDPLGNARLPFSLRFFLVAILFLLFDLEIALLLPLPWGNQLLSPLHTLFWAMTILILLTLGLIYEWLQGGLEWAE; this is encoded by the coding sequence ATGAATCTCATCATATCTTCTGTCGCAGCTACGGCCCTGATTTCCCTAATCCTTGTATTTATTACATTTTGACTCCCATCACTCAACCCAGACAACGAAAAATTATCCCCATATGAATGCGGCTTCGACCCTCTTGGAAATGCACGTCTCCCATTCTCCCTACGCTTCTTCCTCGTAGCTATCTTATTCCTACTATTTGACCTAGAAATTGCCCTCCTTCTCCCTCTACCCTGAGGAAACCAATTATTATCTCCGCTCCATACACTATTTTGAGCAATAACCATCTTAATTCTGCTCACCCTGGGCCTTATTTATGAATGACTTCAAGGAGGATTAGAGTGAGCAGAATAG